The DNA segment ACGATCCGTGTCGCCGTGGGCGGCGTGACCGGCTGGGCCGGCGGTGAACTGGCGCGCGGCGTGGCGCATGCCCCCGACATGGCACTGGTGGCAGGCCTGTCGCGCGGCGCCGCCGGCCAGCCGCTGGCGCAACTGACCGGCCATGCCGATACGCCGGGCGTGGCCGCCGCCAGCATCGACGCGCTGGGGCAGACACCCTATGACGTCTATGTCGAGTACACCAAGCCAGCCGTCGCCAAGCACAACATCCTTCAGGCGCTGGCGCATGGCGCGCACGTGGTGGTGGGCACCTCGGGGCTGACCAACGAGGACTACGCCGAGATCGACGCGGCCGCGCGCAAGGCCGAGCGCGGCGTGCTGGCTTGCGGCAATTTCGCCATCACCGTGGTGCTGCTGCAGAAGTTCGCCGAGATGGCGGCGCGCCACCTGGAACATTGGGAGATCATCGACTACGCCAAGGCCGGCAAGGTTGATGTGCCGTCCGGCACGGTCCGCGAGCTGGCATACCGGCTCGGCCAGGTCAAGACCGCCGCGCAGGCGGTGCCGGTGGACCAGGTCAACGGCCCGAAGGAAACCCGCGGCGCCACCATGTCGGGCACGCAAGTGCATGCGGTGCGGCTGCCGGGCTACCAGCTCGGCGTGGAGGTGATCTTCGGCGCCGACGGCCAGCGCCTGCACCTCAAGCACGAGGCCGGCGACGGCTCCAAGCCCTATGTCGCCGGCGCGCTGCTGGCGATCCGCAAGGTCCACACCGTGCGCGGCGTGGTGCGGGGGCTGGACAAGGTGATGGAAGGGCTGTGACGGCCAGAGACGGTCACAGCCTCGCCTGGCTTACCAGCTGCCGGGATTGACCGGCTTGGCAGGCGGCTTGGCGGCCGCCTTTTCGGTCTTTTCAGGCTTTTCAGACTTATCAGCCTTGCCCTTCGCCGCCGGCGCCGACGCGGGGTTCAGCTTGCCGGCCACCTCGGCATCCTTTTCGGCCATCAGCTCGCGCGCCTGCGGCAGCAGCATCTCGATGGTGCCGGTGGCGGGGTCTTCCGGCATCGCGTACAGCTCAACGGTCAGCGGCCGCTTCATCCAGCCGGCATGGATCGTCTTGACGGTCTTGCCGGCCTTGTCGCGCATCTCTTCCTGTTCCTGGCGGAACGGCTTGCCATACAGCAAGTTGAGGCTGTCGACGGCGGCCTGCTGCGAATTGGCGCCGGCGGTCGGCACTACCAGGCCGACCAGCGCATTGCGGTCGACAAAGGCCAGCACGTGCTGGCCGTCCATGAAGCCCGGGCGCTTGTCGCGCGGCACGCCCACCTGGCGCATCAGGCCGTCGCCCTTCAGCTCCACGCAGAAGGCGGTCACGTCGCGGCCGTCGGGCGAGCGCTTGTCGGCGCAATCGGGCAGCGCGGGCAGCGGGTTGCCGATCTCGAGCATGCCCAGCAGCGGCGACAGTGCGCTGTTCTCGGTGCTGTTGGCTGCCTTGGCGGCCTTGGGTTCTGCAGGCGCGGCAGCGGGCTTGGCGGCGGGAGCGGCAATGGCGCCGGCGGCGCCCAGCAGGCCGGCAAGCGCCAGCCCGGCAACGGAAAATTTCAAATCAGACTCCTGGAAAACGGCTCCGGGTTGGAGCGCGCCCCGGCCGGGATGTTCCTCGGGTGCGGGTGCGGCGCCAGTCACGCATGACAACGGGGCCGGTGGCATGGGTGCCGCGCAAGCCACCCGTAAGCCACCGGATGCCTGCGGATCGGGGCGAGCGCTAGCTTAACCGATCGCCCCGGCGGCTCCTGCACATGCGGCGATAATGCGGCGACAGGCTGCGGCGCCAGGATGCCGCCCCGTCAAGCCGGCGCCTTGCGCACCAGTGCCAGCGCTTCGCGCCGGAACGCGTGGCCGGCCTGGTGGTAGAACGGATGCGGCGAGAACTGCCGCGAGATAAACGAGGCCAGCAGCGATGCCGCAAGCAGGTACACGGTCAGGTCCTGCGTGCGCGTCATCTCCATCACGATCACACTGGCGGTGATCGGCGCCTGCGTGGCCGCGGCCAGGAACGCCGCCATCGACACCAGCGCCAGCACGCGCGGTTCGGCCATGCCGGTGACGAACTGCGCCACGTTCTGGCCGATGCCCGCGCCGATGGCCAGCGCCGGGGTGAAGATCCCGCCCGGGATGCCAGCAAAGTACGACGCCACCGTCGCCACCAGCTTGGCGATGCCAAACCACAGCGTGGCATGCGATTCGCCGTTGATCAGCGCCGCGGCCTGCTCGTAGCCGGTGCCGAAGGTGGCGCCAGCGGTCGCCACGCCGAGGACGGCCACCACCAGTCCGCAGCCGAACGCGACCCACACCGGATGCTGCGTCGCCCAGTCACCCCAGCGTGCGGGCAGCAGCCCGGGCACGCCGCCCGCCAGCGCCTTGGCGAAGAAGCCGCCCAGCACGCCATTGAGCAGCGCGCACACCAGCACCGGGCCCCACGCGTTGCTCAACACCAGCATCGGCACCTTGACCACGAAATACGGGTTGTTGCCCAGTACCGCCAGCGACAGGAAGCCCGCGGTCAGCACGCCCGACAGCACCAGCCGGTCCCAGCGCACCGCGGTGCCGCGCCCCAGTTCCTCGATGGCGAAGACCACGCCGGCCAGCGGCGTATTGAATGCGGCCGCCAGCCCGCCAGCCGCGCCCGCGGCGATCAGCGCATTGGGATGGAAGCCGATGCGAAAGCGCAGCTTCTCCTGGCACCAGCGGCCCCACGCCAGCATGCCGGCGGCGCCGACCTGCACCGATGGCCCCTCGCGGCCCACCGAGGCGCCGGCCAGCAACGCCAGCGTGGTCAGCAACACCTTCCACATCGATTGCCGCAATGACACCAGCAGCGTCTGCGCCGGGCCATTCGGGGGCAGCGTGACCGCCGCGATCACCTGCGGGATGCCGCTGCCGCGAGCCTGCGGCGCCAGGCGGATGGTCAGCCAGCGCAACGCGGCCAGGCCGAACGGCAGCATCACGAAAGCCAGCCACGGCGTGGCCTGGGTCAGATGGTGGTTCCAGCGCAGCGCCACCTCGGCGATCCACGCGAACACCAGCGAGAACAAGCCGACGCAGCCGGCACCGAACATGAACACCGTGTAGCGCAGCGTGGTGCGCGATATGCGGCCGGCCTGGCGCGACTTGCGCCGCGCGGCGACGCGGGCGCGGCGGCTGAGTTCATTGATGAGGCGGGGATCGGGGGGCGGCGCGGCAGGGTCAGGCCGGGCCGGGGCGCCCGGCCGCTGCGCCGGCTCCGTGGACGACGGATCGGCGGAATCGGGATCTTTGGGATCGGTGGGCTCGCGCTCGGTCATGACACTGGGGCGTTGCTGGGCCATCCGGCGCGGGCGTTGCTGGCGCGGCCGGCATCAGCGATGAACTATACGCCCAACGTTGCGGCGTGGGCCAAGGGTGGGCGGTGGCATGAGCGCTCCGCTCTC comes from the Cupriavidus sp. P-10 genome and includes:
- the dapB gene encoding 4-hydroxy-tetrahydrodipicolinate reductase, whose product is MSNTIRVAVGGVTGWAGGELARGVAHAPDMALVAGLSRGAAGQPLAQLTGHADTPGVAAASIDALGQTPYDVYVEYTKPAVAKHNILQALAHGAHVVVGTSGLTNEDYAEIDAAARKAERGVLACGNFAITVVLLQKFAEMAARHLEHWEIIDYAKAGKVDVPSGTVRELAYRLGQVKTAAQAVPVDQVNGPKETRGATMSGTQVHAVRLPGYQLGVEVIFGADGQRLHLKHEAGDGSKPYVAGALLAIRKVHTVRGVVRGLDKVMEGL
- a CDS encoding chloride channel protein, with protein sequence MTEREPTDPKDPDSADPSSTEPAQRPGAPARPDPAAPPPDPRLINELSRRARVAARRKSRQAGRISRTTLRYTVFMFGAGCVGLFSLVFAWIAEVALRWNHHLTQATPWLAFVMLPFGLAALRWLTIRLAPQARGSGIPQVIAAVTLPPNGPAQTLLVSLRQSMWKVLLTTLALLAGASVGREGPSVQVGAAGMLAWGRWCQEKLRFRIGFHPNALIAAGAAGGLAAAFNTPLAGVVFAIEELGRGTAVRWDRLVLSGVLTAGFLSLAVLGNNPYFVVKVPMLVLSNAWGPVLVCALLNGVLGGFFAKALAGGVPGLLPARWGDWATQHPVWVAFGCGLVVAVLGVATAGATFGTGYEQAAALINGESHATLWFGIAKLVATVASYFAGIPGGIFTPALAIGAGIGQNVAQFVTGMAEPRVLALVSMAAFLAAATQAPITASVIVMEMTRTQDLTVYLLAASLLASFISRQFSPHPFYHQAGHAFRREALALVRKAPA